In one Rhopalosiphum padi isolate XX-2018 chromosome 3, ASM2088224v1, whole genome shotgun sequence genomic region, the following are encoded:
- the LOC132927990 gene encoding uncharacterized protein LOC132927990, translating to MSDLSSTEDDVGIMELKKYVIVEFIDGVQLVPCNWISSNQKGTFYPENINSKQYDKLVLNTVPYKSSWKTFSIIKIWGSSDNFIRAKQKLKIALQLSETEDLNSEIDEVLAKKKRRELAAKRVNKQNILSPKRIKSQTTKVSSFSIPPLPKDPFKSLPVLNADHKHVGKNTRDNESCRKNIAHLYSPSTSKQDCSVDRTYIEENTEVYKLPKQNKHICNSPSFTQNSFLNNKNNLYLNQLKLYSPISEVNITKNTENDLMASPPMFIDSPIKSNQKRSFFDMTPESTKKHKKNVAVRQLFSSTQSNISEIDNEVNDNYLMATPSILNDNPTISGKNNLFESTPESAHKHIKHVAVRQLISKTESEILTNDSEANVNHGCILKFITSTLPQLNSKLNKIILNQSKHEEMLKDILKNNLVHDDSFHDNTDLEGFPLNNLNSLKEVDSKLKSDTLYYKCLVKRLKEFGGNNVYMVTKCIMEFLITDNLGMQISLTGRGTNNKKNEKMSLISLTIFKLITRVIMKNVSGSTIVDVNKAVTGWLKHAKERYGRRDLIHNT from the exons ATGTCAGATTTAAGTAGCACTGAAGACGATGTAGGAATTATGGAATtaaa GAAATATGTGATTGTAGAATTTATTGATGGGGTTCAACTAGTTCCATGCAATTGGATATCGTCAAACCAAAAAGGAACATTTTATCCAGAAAATATAAACTCAAAGCAATATGACAAACTGGTTCTTAATACTGTTCCATATAAGTCTTCATGGAaaacattttctataataaaaatttgggGTTCTtctg ataacttTATTAgggcaaaacaaaaattaaaaattgcctTGCAATTATCTGAAACTGAAGACTTAAACTCTGAGATTGATGAAGtacttgcaaaaaaaaaacgcagagAGCTTGCTGCTAAAAgggttaataaacaaaatattttatcaccaaAAAGGATCAAAAGTCAAACTACAAAAGTATCTAGTTTTTCTATTCCACCACTACCAAAAGATCCATTTAAGTCATTACCTG tgTTAAATGCTGATCACAAACATGTTGGAAAGAATACTAgag ATAACGAATCTTGCAGAAAAAATATTGCACATTTATACTCCCCTTCTACAAGTAAGCAAGATTGTTCAGTTGATAGAACTTATATTGAAGAAAATACTGAAG tttataaattgcCCAAGCAGAACAAACATATTTGTAATTCTCCTTCATTTACTCAAAAttcatttctaaataataaaaacaatttgtacttaaatcaattaaaattatactcgCCTATTAGTGAAGTTaatatcaccaaaaatactG aaaatgatCTGATGGCATCTCCTCCAATGTTTATTGATAGTCCAATTAAAAGTAATCAAAAAAGGAGCTTTTTTGATATGACACCTGAATCtactaaaaaacataaaaaaaatgttgcagtGAGACAACTATTTTCTTCAACACAGTCAAATATATCAGAAATAGACAATGAAGTTAATg acaATTATTTGATGGCAACTCCTTCAATATTAAATGACAACCCAACTATAAGtggtaaaaataatctttttgaaAGTACACCTGAATCTGCTCATAAACATATAAAGCATGTAGCAGTGAGACAACTAATTTCTAAGACAGAGTCTGAGATATTAACAAATGACAGTGAAGCTAATG tAAATCATGGTTgtatcttaaaatttattacctCAACATTACCACAACTTAATTCaaaactcaataaaataattttaaatcaatctaAACACGAAGAAATGCTGaaagatattttaaagaataatttagTACACGATGATAGCTTTCATGACAATACTGATTTGGAAGGATTCCCgttgaataatttgaattctttaaaagaagTAGATTCAAAACTAAAGtctgatacattatattataaatgtttg GTAAAACGATTGAAAGAATTTGGtggtaataatgtatacatggtGACTAAATGCATAATGGAATTTTTGATAACGGATAATTTAGGGATGCAAATATCATTAACGGGACGtggaacaaataataaaaaaaatgaaaaaatgtctcTGATTtcgttaacaatatttaaattgataacac gagttataatgaaaaatgtatccGGTTCAACGATAGTTGATGTAAATAAAGCCGTTACTGGATGGTTAAAACATGCCAAAGAAAGATATGGAAGACgagatttaatacataatacctaa
- the LOC132927251 gene encoding uncharacterized protein LOC132927251 — translation MSVNSFRSDDEESFAVSDVDMIEAQDRKTGTKPGGQKRVCEKKNNGKKSKKNVSYRDKIGKMMKDHKIALEVRNSMSIRQDDGILIVKAPADEKSTDYWTLSHYKTKNIEHVDSKDRWKHAECSMKLSITDQAKDQAISSELNELVQTLFDRFMKDSKKKITRI, via the exons ATGTCGGTCAATTCATTTAGGAGTGATGATGAAGAATCCTTTGCTGTAAGCgat gtgGATATGATAGAAGCGCAAGATAGAAAAACTGGAACAAAACCGGGTGGTCAAAAGAGGGtatgtgagaaaaaaaataatggaaaaaaatcgaaaaaa aatgttTCTTATCGAGATAAAATTGGGAAAATGATGAAAGATCACAAAATTGCACTCGAAGTCAGAAATTCAATGAGCATTCGGCAAGACGATGGGATTTTAATTGTAAAGGCACCTGCTGACGAAAAATCGACTGACTATTGGACGTTGTcgcattataaaacaaaaaacattgagCATGTTGATTCTAAGGACag atggaAACATGCTGAGTGTTCGATGAAACTTTCAATAACCGATCAGGCAAAGGACCAAGCCATATCGAGTGAACTAAATGAATTGGTTCAAACACTTTTCGACCGATTTATGAAggattcaaagaaaaaaattacacgtatttga